A part of Jaculus jaculus isolate mJacJac1 chromosome 17, mJacJac1.mat.Y.cur, whole genome shotgun sequence genomic DNA contains:
- the Fam50b gene encoding protein FAM50B, producing MAQYKGTMREAGRAMHLLKKREKQKAQMEVLRQRIAEETITKSKVDKKFSAHYDAVEAELKSSTVGLVTLNDMKARQEALLQEREAQRAQREQQEQRRLQLERLREKERRRERRRKISSLSFSLDDGEDEDGDGDGGERNGGPPRAGAARRSLGKNPDVDTSFLPDRKREEEEARLREQLRREWEAQRDKVKGEEVEITFSYWDGSGHRRTVRMRKGSTVQQFLRRALQGLRADFRELRAASVEQLMYVKEDLILPHHHTFYDFIVARARGKSGPLFSFDVHDDVRLLSDATMEKDESHAGKVVLRSWYEKNKHIFPASRWEPYDPEKKWDKYTIR from the coding sequence ATGGCGCAGTACAAGGGCACCATGCGCGAGGCCGGCCGGGCCATGCACCTGCTCAAGAAGCGCGAGAAGCAGAAGGCGCAGATGGAGGTGCTGCGGCAGCGCATCGCCGAAGAGACCATCACGAAGTCCAAGGTGGACAAGAAGTTCTCAGCGCACTACGACGCGGTGGAGGCCGAGCTGAAGTCCAGCACGGTGGGCCTGGTGACCCTGAACGACATGAAGGCCCGGCAGGAGGCGCTGCTGCAGGAGCGCGAGGCGCAGCGCGCACAGCGCGAGCAACAGGAGCAGCGCCGCCTGCAGCTGGAGCGGCTGCGCGAGAAGGAGCGCCGGCGAGAGCGCAGGCGCAAGATCAGCAGCCTGTCCTTCTCGCTGGACGACGGCGAGGACGAGGACGGTGACGGCGATGGCGGGGAGCGGAACGGCGGGCCGCCCCGGGCCGGCGCGGCCAGGAGGAGCCTGGGCAAGAACCCCGACGTGGACACGAGCTTCCTGCCGGACCGCAAGcgcgaggaggaggaggcccgGCTGCGCGAGCAGCTGCGCCGCGAGTGGGAGGCGCAGCGCGACAAGGTCAAGGGCGAGGAGGTGGAGATCACCTTCAGTTACTGGGACGGCTCGGGCCACCGGCGCACGGTGCGCATGCGCAAGGGCAGCACGGTGCAGCAGTTCCTCCGGCGCGCGCTGCAGGGTCTGCGCGCCGACTTCCGCGAGCTGCGCGCCGCCAGCGTGGAGCAGCTCATGTACGTGAAGGAGGACCTGATCCTgccgcaccaccacaccttctaCGACTTCATCGTGGCCCGCGCGCGCGGCAAGAGCGGCCCGCTCTTCAGCTTCGACGTGCACGACGACGTGCGGCTGCTGAGCGACGCCACCATGGAGAAGGACGAGTCGCACGCGGGCAAGGTGGTGCTGCGGAGCTGGTACGAGAAGAACAAACACATCTTCCCCGCCAGCCGCTGGGAGCCCTACGACCCCGAGAAGAAATGGGACAAGTACACCATCCGCTGA
- the LOC123455541 gene encoding extensin-like, with product MGLHLRRVASPHPLQNITGERWTSHPNPSTEHSRAEPALRPVVRPPSAGGTARSVSASVRGRHMAAEGKPRVLPAEAAPQNSNPGTSCHVYLHRQVGLADGQSDWVAGQRGRSDRRRTSPGHTRFPACPAHGPHSPPDRRRTSPGHHALPSMPRARASPPDQHRTSHGHMRFPACPAHGPHSPPDRTSPGHHALPSMPRARASPPDWHSTSPAHHALPSMPRARASAPDRRRTSPGHTRFPACPAHGPHSPPDRRRTSTGHHALPSMPRARASPPDQHRTSHGHMRFPACPAHGPHSPPDRTSPGHHALPSMPRARASLPDQRRTSPGHHALPSMPRARASPPDRRRTSPGHHALPSMPCARASLTARPASHVPWPHALPSMPRAQASPPDRRRTSPGHHALPSMPRARASLTARPASHVPWPPRASQHAPRTGLTSRPASHVPWPPRAFQHAPRMGLTHRQTGIARPLATCASQQASRTSLTHRQTGVAPPLATARFPACPAHGPHSPPDWRHTSPGHMRFPACPAHGPHRQTSVARPLATARFPASLAHKPHCQAGVG from the exons ATGGGCCTGCACTTGCGCAGGGTCGCGTCCCCACACCCACTGCAAAACATCACAGGTGAGAGGTGGACTTCGCACCCCAACCCTTCCACAGAGCATTCACGAGCGGAGCCAGCACTGCGGCCCGTGGTTCGTCCTCCCAGTGCCGGTGGCACGGCCCGGTCAGTGTCGGCATCGGTGCGAGGACGGCACATGGCGGCTGAGGGAAAGCCCCGTGTCCTCCCAGCAGAGGCCGCGCCGCAAAACTCAAATCCCGGGACTTCCTGCCACGTTTACCTGCACAGACAAGTGGGCCTCGCGGACGGACAGTCGGACTGGGTCGCCGGGCAGCGCGGCCGGAGTG ACCGGCGTCGCACGTCCCCTGGCCACACGCGCTTCCCAGCATGCCCCGCGCACGGGCCTCACTCACCGCCAGACCGGCGTCGCACGTCCCCTGGCCACCATGCGCTTCCCAGCATGCCCCGCGCACGGGCCTCACCTCCAGACCAGCATCGCACGTCCCATGGCCACATGCGCTTCCCAGCATGCCCCGCGCACGGGCCTCACTCACCGCCAGACCGCACGTCCCCTGGCCACCACGCGCTTCCCAGCATGCCCCGCGCACGGGCCTCACCGCCAGACTGGCATAGCACGTCCCCTGCCCACCACGCGCTTCCCAGCATGCCCCGCGCCCGGGCCTCAGCGCCAGACCGGCGTCGCACGTCCCCTGGCCACACGCGCTTCCCAGCATGCCCCGCGCACGGGCCTCACTCACCGCCAGACCGGCGTCGCACGTCCACTGGCCACCACGCGCTTCCCAGCATGCCCCGCGCACGGGCCTCACCGCCAGACCAGCATCGCACGTCCCATGGCCACATGCGCTTCCCAGCATGCCCCGCGCACGGGCCTCACTCACCGCCAGACCGCACGTCCCCTGGCCACCACGCGCTTCCCAGCATGCCCCGCGCACGGGCCTCCCTGCCAGACCAGCGTCGCACGTCCCCTGGCCACCACGCGCTTCCCAGCATGCCCCGCGCACGAGCCTCACCGCCAGACCGGCGTCGCACGTCCCCTGGCCACCACGCGCTTCCCAGCATGCCCTGCGCACGGGCCTCACTCACCGCCAGACCAGCGTCGCACGTCCCCTGGCCACATGCGCTTCCCAGCATGCCCCGCGCACAGGCCTCACCGCCAGACCGGCGTCGCACGTCCCCTGGCCACCACGCGCTTCCCAGCATGCCCCGCGCACGGGCCTCACTCACCGCCAGACCAGCGTCGCACGTCCCCTGGCCACCACGCGCTTCCCAGCATGCCCCGCGCACGGGCCTCACCTCCAGACCAGCGTCGCACGTCCCCTGGCCACCACGCGCTTTCCAGCATGCCCCGCGCATGGGCCTCACTCACCGCCAGACCGGCATCGCACGTCCCCTGGCCACATGCGCTTCCCAGCAAGCCTCGCGCACAAGCCTCACTCACCGCCAGACCGGCGTCGCACCTCCCCTGGCCACCGCGCGCTTCCCAGCATGCCCCGCGCATGGGCCTCACTCACCGCCAGACTGGCGTCACACGTCCCCTGGCCACATGCGCTTCCCAGCATGCCCCGCGCACGGGCCTCACCGCCAGACCAGCGTCGCACGTCCCCTGGCCACCGCGCGCTTCCCAGCAAGCCTCGCGCACAAGCCTCACTGCCAGGCCGGCGTGGGCTGA